The following is a genomic window from Prunus persica cultivar Lovell chromosome G7, Prunus_persica_NCBIv2, whole genome shotgun sequence.
CTCATTCAATGGAGACGTGCAAAATGCCCCTCATCAGCACTTGCtatgtgtttttggaaaaTTCGATGTCCAAACTGTCACTGCTGTAGGTACTGTTAAATGCAGTCTGATATTTGGATTACAGGGattcaagagatttgtggtcactcaccgttaaatgtaaattcaacgattCACTACTTTTACattctttttaataaacttttttgaacaattggattaatatctaacggtgggtgaccacgaTCTCTTAGACTTTTGTGGTCCAAAAGATCGAGATTGCTGTTAAATGTTATCctccctccttttttttttgtcgtgGATGCAGATTACTTTaatgttttgtgttttaacTTCATTTTGAGTGCATGTTGCTTTGCCTAACAACAAAAGTTGCACAAAAGATTACACCATTGACTTCATTTTTAGTGAAGACCTACTTTCATCCAACACAAAATCTTAAAGTTAAAGATAGATGCATTCAGTCGTAAACTATGAGTATCAAAGTAAATTTAGATGCTTTTATGCTTGTACAAGTTCAATTCTAGAATGTTCGAGTTTACAGATTATCATATATTTGTCCTTTTCCTATAGCTTTTACTTTCGAGAAGCATTAGAACATATAATAGAACAATAATGTTATTTGTACCATATTTACTGATcatctctctaatagaggtgacTCCTATCATTATATATGCGACATGTCTGTATTAGAGAGAAGGTCAGTAAATATGGTACAAATAGCATGTGAAGTTCTACAATACATGATCTTTATTCTAAATTTCAACTCGGCTCATAAAAATTCGAAAATGTTATGAATAAACCACTCTTATATTATTAAACGTGTTATTTGTATATGACATAATACCATATACTATAGTGATAAATATTAACGAATGTACAATGGCTTTTCGAATCTCTCTATCTTGTTCTCATGAGGAGAGGGACACAAATGATAGGTGCACAAACAAAACACTATCACCAAGCCACATTATGAGAGAAATACAAAGAATAAGTATTTACACAAATATATACCTAAGAATTTGTACCCGATGAGAAGGCATAATAGAGATTTTTGtggttaccaaaaaaatataattattaaaagattGGAGATATTATGGAAACCATGTCCTGGTGAAACCTGCAAGCAAAGCATAAATCAACCAATGTGCTAGAATCTATGatcatcatctttttcctttttggttaGGATGGATGAGGACTTTGGGCGCTTGCTAAGAGCAAAGCGTAAAGAAATATTCATCATTATCAAAATCACAGCGGGGCCagccatcaccatcaccatcccCATCACATTCACACACAGACAGAATCAACCAGATCCTTGTTCAGCATCAAAACACCACAGTTCATACCATGAGCCGATCACACACAAAATCTCCCCAcaccccaaaagaaaatattttaaaaaaaattggataaaTTAATAAGCAGATAACTCAGTTTACTGTTCCCCATATTCCCATATTTTAAGTTCAGGTTCAAATCAGGATAAGGCTTGGCCTCACTCatttattctctccttttttctttcccttcgCTTAATTTATCCATATTTCAATTCAGATAGACTTTTCTCAGAAACAgagtatatatttatatgagaaaaatggagaaaatatCGCCACCCCATGTGCTCTTCACCAGCTATTAATAGCCCATCTCAgtcatttctcttctctctgttttctttcaaTCCAAATCCACTCTTTTTTCTGTGCAAGCTTCCAACTTTGAACCAGCCCACATGCCTATTGCTTTAGACAGAAATGGTGGTGGCGGCAATATGATCCAAAGGCCGAGGTTCATCCACGGGATGCCTTGTCTCTCGATGCACGACTCGTCGGAGAACAAGGGCTTTGCTCAACATCGTCGTTTGGAGCAGGACTTGGACTCTTGTAGTTCGTCTTCAGTTGGTCGGAATAGTGATTCGTCTGATGGGTCATCGGAGGGCGACGACTCTGGTGAGGCTGAGATTCAGAGCTCGTATAAAGGACCTTTGGACACCATGGACCAGCTTGAGGAGGTTTTGCCTGTCAAGTATGTTATTTGCCACCTTTTACTTTGCtgggtttttatttactttggATTTTAATTGGTTGCTTTTGTAGTTTTATTGAAttagagaattgggttttcgTAATTTTGGTTGAAGTTTGATGCTTGATTGGTTTTTGGAGAATATTGCTGTTTCTTATTGAACAAAGACTTGAGCTTGAGTATTATTAGCATCTATTGTTTTGCtaattattcaataatatacaGAAACCCCCAAAAATTGGAAACAAGAGAGAAAGCGAAGCAGTTATGTTTGAAGCTTAGCTCACAAGTGTTTCATAaatttggatttgtttgtatgtTTTGTATGGTTTTCGTGAAGCTAGAGGAAGTGAGAAGAATATTAAATGTTTGAGCCTTGTGGTAGATGCTCTTGTTGTTTGCGTTTTGAAAATTGGAAAGGGAATTCAATCAAGGCACGTTGTTGTTTCTGTCTAATTTtcattgtgttttttgtttgtggttCTTTGTTGTCATTTCAATGTTTTCTTGCTTTATGTCTTTACTATCCTCCAATGATGAAAAATGTTCGAATTTAGTTTTTCTACCTTGTCTAGtcttctcagcaaccaaacagagctTTAGAAAAACTTTGAGGGAGTCCTAGTATGGAGGCGATATGTAACCTTAGATAGTATAGTTCTTTTACGCTTTCcgtcatgttttttttatttcttgaagTTTGTTGACATAGAAGCCTGAATTAATGTTCAATCTATCTGTATATTACATCCGTCTTTTTGGCAGAAGAGGAAAGATGAGTTCTTGACAGTCAGTCTCTACTAATAATTTGATTAgttcaagttttgaacttttctAATTGGGAGCTTTAAACTAAAAATGAGAGGGTTTCATtgttcaagaaaatgctcaaTGGTTAaaagaatttctcaaaaagcCTGAAAAGGAAGGCACTCCACACTCCTTCCATGCTTTGTGCAAGTTTTTGTTAATTGTTCTTTGGTTTGTGTCATGCATGAATGATAATTCGTCTCTGTGACAAATATGTAGCCATTATTGTAGGAGATCATTTCCACATGATTTAGATGAATCTCTTTAAGATCATTATACAAACTACATTCTCGAGAAACATATTTACAAGTATGATTGGACAATACTATACTATCTTATCTTTTCACGCATATGATTTCTAATATGCTTGTGATGTCCTCCGTCTCATTTCAGGAGAGGCATATCTATGTTTTATAGTGGCAAATCAAAGTCCTTCACAAGCCTGGAAGATGTCTCGTCTGTTTCTTCTGTTAAGGACCTTGAAAAGCCAAAAAATCGTTTTATGAAGAAGCGCAAGAATTTATTAGCCCATAGTAATTATAGGAATTGCAATAACCCTTTGAAGAATAATGGTGCAGTAAAGAGACCAACTGCTAACTCTAGTCGAGGTTCATTTCTTCTTGGGGAGAACTTGAGCAGCTCAATTTCACCACCTCCTACTTCCTGTCTTCCACCTCTGCATCCACCTCTACATCCAGACAGTAAAAGATCTCCTGGTAATGGATCATCCCCACCTCCTCTTCGACGGAACTCTCCTTGGCGGTCGTTCTCTCTGTCTGATCTACAGTGTGTCGCTGCAGCAACGCCTAACATAACTGGCTTGGAAATTTGAAGTGTCAAGAATCTACTTTGACAGTTCAGGTTTACGTTTCGTTTTCACGATTCCGGAAGAATGTTGGTGGTGTTGAAGTTTCAGTCTCATGGGTTTTCCCCCTGTTCTTGCAGCATCTGCATACCAAGCTATAATGTTTCCCACATATAGGCTTTAGTTGTTATGTTGATGACTGCACTGCGTCATTTGTATCATACTAGGATCACATTTATGTTTCTTGTTCCAAATTTGGGAATGTTCGACTTTTTTTACTGGACAGACACAAATATTTTgacataattaaaaattgcACCGACTCATATAATTATATGGAAGCCATTAAAACTCCAAGTGCATCTTTTAAACGACAGAATGATGTTAATTTTTGAAAAGCATTTCCAAGTATCATCTCTAGAGGTAAATTCATATTGAGGATATACATTCAATTACAGAAATGATGTCATTCTGTTATTTTCCTGATACATAAACCCAATTTAGTTGATCAAGTAATGCTCATCACTGCCAATTCATTGAGAGCAGTGCAGTAAAGAAGTGAATACAAGTCTCTTCTTCAGAACCACCAAAGATTTCAAATCAGTGTTTTAGGATTTTGGTCTTTAAACACGCATTCAAACTACaactatttcaatttaaaagaaagaagaatctTCTAACAGCTTAATTAATTCAGCTGcaggaagaaacagaaaatgcATGAGAAAGAATGGTTGCAAAGTCTTAGAATTAGTTGCATGCAGTGCCGTTTTacggaaaaacaaaaaagctgCAGTTTTTAGCAGATAGCCAACTAAGAAACAAAGTGTTAAGGTACCCACAGACCTTCAGGCATTTGTAAAATCTTCACAGggccaaaatacaaaatttctcAGAACCGGGAAGAAATTTAATGACACCAGGCAAATAtgccataaatttttttgtaagcACATGAACTTTTGTCTTGCCATATATGATTTCTTGCTTAAAAGTGATGtctaaaacaacaaaaacctCTAAAAACAGACAAGAAAATTGATAAGAACTGCATTATGACAGCAGTGCCTTTAAATCAACTCGGGACCAAACTCTGAACTCATATTTTGGTGCTGCTGTCAGGTGCTCTCTTGACCTTGGTCATACAAAACCTGGTTGCATAGAACCAGGCCTCATTCATTGTGAGAAAACCAGCCCAGCGTAAGAAAAAAGCTTCCAGGTTTGTTTCCGAACTTAACCCACATTGATTTTTGTGATCAAAAtcttgtcttttttctttcatcttccttttcttcaacTGATTTTGGAATCTGTATGTTGATGTTACCAAAAAGATAGCAGGGTCTTAGCACATTTTGGTGGAGGAAGGAAGCACAAAATGGATTCTTATACTTCTTCTCAGTTCGTGTCACAAGAGGGTTTCAAACTGTTTCATTCCATTGACAGAGATTTGTACACCATCTTGGCAATTCACCTCTGCAGGGACCCACTGGAGTCCATGCAGGTCATGGCCCTCTGGCTCTGGTTGGAGAAAGTTGGGTTCAAGAATGCTGTGAAAAAGATCCTATCTTTACCTTTCATTTTGATCAATGAGCTTGCAGATGAGGCAGTGACATGCCTCAACATAATCAATGGCACCCATTTTTCTTTACCATTTGAGGCCAATGACATTCCTCTCCTCCAAAGCTTCATGGAAAAAGAAGTGTCCCTCCAATTTTTCCATGAGAATCAGCAAGCTGCAGCTCAAGGTGTCACCAAAGCTGCCAACATTGTGTGCCTCCCAGCATTTGATGACATTATGAAGCAAGCCATTGAGATAAATTTTTCCCAAAACTCAGCAGATCACAGCCAGGTGAttttatcatcatcatcttcttcatcttcatcttcatcttcatcttcatcttcaattcAACAACAACAGCTACAAGCTTTGCCCCAAATTCTGGTGCCACCAAACGAGAGGACCATGTTTGTGACATTCTCGAAAGGGTACCCAGTACATGAGCATGAAGTGAAGCAATTTTTCACAGCAGCATTTGGGGATTGCGTCGAGTCTCTGCAGATGCAAGAAGTGCAGCCTTTTGAACAATCTCTGTTTGCTCGTGTGGTTTTCCACTCCGCATCAACCATTGAAGCCATACTCAGTGGGGCGAGCAAGGCCAAATTTACAATCAATGGAAAGCATGTGTGGGTCAGAAGATTTGTGCCAAAACGCGCAAGGTCTTTGCTTCCACAAATGCCGTGGCAACCAATTTCCCCTTTTGGGCCATAGTTGTTTAGAGGGGTAAATTTTGTATGGTGAACGTGTGCTAAAATAAACGAAAGTTTACCTTCTTACCTCTTAAGCAGAAGTTGTGCCCATATGACGAGTTATATTTTAAGATTTGTACATTCTTTGTGCATATTTTGAATGGAAGGTCACATTTGATCATTGGGATAACACAAAAAATGATCCCATTCAGGATAGTAACAAAGTAAATATCTTTTGATTACTTACAACTTTGGCATGGAGTGAATTTAGAAGTTGCctttatatatgaaaattttgcCTACCATGTCATTGTATCAACAAATCATCTACCATAGTTAGACTAATTTAGGATATAAAGAACCTATTACTTTTAACAAATTATATGTATCATTATTCTGGAATGCAAATCAATTTTGTGATCGGATCATGTTGCATGTTTAGTTCATAGCACACGAGAATAAATGCATTTAAGCAATTGGATGaggtcaataaaaaaaaaaggtgctaTGTAGTTGTGTGTGTTCAAAGGGTCGTAAGAAAGCAAAGGTTTGCACATGGGTCCGACACCTACTTAGTAAGGCAAAGATGAGTTCATACAAGACAACGCACCGATGTCTCCTCACACTTAATAATCTTCTAGTTCTGAAGTCCTACAAACTATATAACTAACATCTTGACAACCTATTTTGTTAGGAAACTTGAGCACAAAATTTATACCCAACAAAGGGGGAGAGTTGTACACGTACGTTATCTCAAGCTTGTTGGTAGATATGCTATATTTGAGTCATATAGGCTGCGATATCCAATCCAACTCTTGTCAAAGGTTCAAGAAACATGTGTCTTCAAGTTTACTTTAACGACAATGTCATAACCAAATAAATGGAAGAGTTTTGGACAATTCGTTTGCGTATGAaccccgaaaaaaaaaaaaacataaactacCAAAAGGTTTTAACTTGAAATCattagaaattattttttttctttttaacaaacaaacttGAAATCAATTCTTTGTAGATTGAGAATTGATGAGATAATGGTGGGCCAGAACATTGTAGAAGTCATGGTGGGCCAACGTCAACGCAAATGAACTAACATCTTATTTTGACAATTTGGACCATGGCCGAAGGGTTGGCTCCACAGCCTCTACTATTATTAATTGGACATGCCCGATATTTTCTAAATGTTGAATGGTATTTCTGTAAATTCAGTTTACATTTCATCAAACCTCTCCCGACTCTCCCTGTCCACTCTAACTCCATTTCTCGGTCCAGAAGCAGAGAGCGACTGAACCAAAGCATCGTCCGTACAGTTTACAGTTcttaatttatcaaaaaatgGACTGGGGTTCGAATGGTGAAGAACCCACTTCCTGGGAAGAGCTTTACAGTATTAATTTGATACCATCAGAGTTGTTTCTCAAGTTCCGGAAAGAAGTGCAAGGTTTAAGGGTCGGCCTCAATTTGGAGgtatatgcatatattatattttcttcacgGTTTTTAACGGTTATATTATGTGCCCAGTTCAAATGGTTTGAAATTTTCGATAAGCCAATGCTCAATTCTCTGTTTGCTATGTTTAAGGAGTATTTACTTTGCTGGGTTACTCTCCATGCTGGCCACCAGATGTCCTGTTTTTGTGAAGACTGGTGTTTGAATAAAGTTTGGTTTGGagaaagttttattttttatgatgtgtatgttttgaatttgcaaACTTTAAACAACCCATGAGAATGATGCTATTCAACAGGGGAGCAGACACAGGGTTAAGTGGAAGACAATTGTGGTGGTGTAGGATAGTAAAACTGTGTAAACACATGCTACCTTTCTGGTGCCTTATATACAATTCTGGTGTTTGATGCATATGTTGGGATACACATCCCGGGTTAATCATATATGT
Proteins encoded in this region:
- the LOC18771305 gene encoding uncharacterized protein LOC18771305, with protein sequence MPIALDRNGGGGNMIQRPRFIHGMPCLSMHDSSENKGFAQHRRLEQDLDSCSSSSVGRNSDSSDGSSEGDDSGEAEIQSSYKGPLDTMDQLEEVLPVKRGISMFYSGKSKSFTSLEDVSSVSSVKDLEKPKNRFMKKRKNLLAHSNYRNCNNPLKNNGAVKRPTANSSRGSFLLGENLSSSISPPPTSCLPPLHPPLHPDSKRSPGNGSSPPPLRRNSPWRSFSLSDLQCVAAATPNITGLEI
- the LOC18769556 gene encoding uncharacterized protein LOC18769556 is translated as MDSYTSSQFVSQEGFKLFHSIDRDLYTILAIHLCRDPLESMQVMALWLWLEKVGFKNAVKKILSLPFILINELADEAVTCLNIINGTHFSLPFEANDIPLLQSFMEKEVSLQFFHENQQAAAQGVTKAANIVCLPAFDDIMKQAIEINFSQNSADHSQVILSSSSSSSSSSSSSSSSIQQQQLQALPQILVPPNERTMFVTFSKGYPVHEHEVKQFFTAAFGDCVESLQMQEVQPFEQSLFARVVFHSASTIEAILSGASKAKFTINGKHVWVRRFVPKRARSLLPQMPWQPISPFGP